From the genome of Lawsonella clevelandensis, one region includes:
- a CDS encoding phosphatase PAP2 family protein: MANASSEPESHESAAHEVAAHHGGHDAPAADHTVPVDAHTGATAHHDGHGGVPHDLHYVDAHTGASQIHPELGSAAGYRKRSVFDVTWEEWKRAQWFGRGKVPADVPDAFSGASRYFSEEEHLLVNLQRWCRPYPWTVKAAQGLSHFGEHSLGWLALSGVCALSFPNQRKQWGWAALSAFGSHALSVIIKRIVRRHRPSNPAIDVNVTTPSELSFPSSHATSTTSWATSATMITHNPLPLVLSPIMMASRMLAGVHYPTDVVAGAALGAATSLATHKWGPVVLQRLIGQKNS, from the coding sequence ATGGCGAACGCTTCCAGCGAGCCTGAATCCCACGAGTCCGCTGCCCACGAGGTAGCCGCACACCACGGTGGCCACGACGCTCCCGCAGCTGACCATACTGTCCCCGTGGATGCTCACACGGGCGCCACCGCACACCACGATGGCCACGGCGGCGTACCCCACGACCTGCACTATGTCGACGCCCATACCGGCGCCTCCCAAATTCACCCCGAACTGGGCTCTGCCGCCGGCTACCGCAAACGCAGCGTCTTTGACGTCACCTGGGAGGAATGGAAACGCGCCCAGTGGTTCGGCCGTGGCAAAGTCCCCGCAGACGTCCCCGATGCCTTCTCCGGTGCCTCCCGCTACTTCTCCGAAGAAGAACACCTCCTTGTTAACCTACAGCGCTGGTGCCGCCCCTACCCGTGGACGGTAAAGGCTGCGCAGGGCCTCTCCCACTTCGGCGAACACTCCCTGGGCTGGCTGGCCCTCTCCGGCGTATGCGCCCTCTCCTTCCCTAACCAGCGGAAACAATGGGGGTGGGCAGCCCTCTCCGCCTTCGGCTCGCACGCCCTGTCCGTCATCATTAAGCGGATTGTGCGCCGCCACCGCCCCAGCAACCCGGCTATTGACGTCAACGTCACCACCCCCAGCGAGCTCAGTTTCCCCAGCTCGCACGCCACCAGCACCACCAGCTGGGCCACCAGCGCCACCATGATCACCCATAATCCACTGCCGCTGGTGCTCAGCCCCATTATGATGGCCTCCCGCATGCTGGCCGGCGTCCACTACCCCACGGATGTGGTGGCGGGCGCTGCGCTGGGTGCCGCCACCAGCCTGGCGACCCACAAATGGGGCCCCGTCGTGTTGCAGCGGCTTATTGGTCAGAAAAATAGTTAG